CAAAACTCAATGAATGGTGGGAATATTACGATGATATGGATTCTATGCTGCATGCTGATATTCCCGGAATCGATATTTTTCGGATCGGCGACAATTTTGAGTTTGCGTTGATCTCTACAGATGGCGGAACTTATGCTTCTTATGATGATCTTTTAACTGTTCAGAATATTTCTCTCTCCGGATTACGGATCAGCCAATATTACTCGACCTACACGCATCGTCTTAATCATCGCATCGTCTTTGCCGGCAGTCAGGATCAGGGTTTTCAGAGAACTTTGAATGACCAGGGCGGAATTATGGATTTGACGCAAATCATCAGCGGAGATTACGGACATATTGTTTCCGGAGATAACGGCAACAGCGTCTGGTCGGTCTATCCGGGATTTGCAATTTATTATCCCGACGCTACGGAAAATACGAATAATTCTTGGTGGTATTTTGAAGGAAACAATTATCTCTGGATGCCGCCTTTGATGGAAGATCCTTTGAACCCGAGAAATGTTTATGTTGCCGGTGGAGGTTCAAATGGAGATGCTCATCTTTGGCATCTATTTTATCAAAATGGAGATATTACTGCAGTGGAAGAAATGTATAATTTTGCAGAAGGACATAATGGCACAAAAGTTTCAGCAATGGCTTATTCTCCGCTTGATCCTGATAACAGGTATGTTCTGACTACTGACGGAAGATTTTTTTATTCTCATAATGGAGGAATTGACTGGCAATTTACACTTGAATTTGAAGGACCTCACAGCCATTATTTTTACGGTTCTTCCATCATTGCGTCTCCAACCGATATGGGAAAAATATATATTGCCGGAAGCGGTTATTCCAATCCTGCTGTTTATGTTTCGGAGAATGGTGGGCACACATTTTCGGCAATGGATGCAGGTTTACCCAACACTCTTGTCTTTGAACTCGCTATCTCCGAAACATATCTTTTTGCAGCTACTGAAGTTGGTCCGTACGCTTATGAAATCAATGGCAGTGGAGAATGGATTGATCTTGCCGGAGTTTCCGGACCTGATCAGGTTTACTGGACAGTCGATTATGTTCCTGCCATCAATACGGTTCGGTTTGGAACTTATGGACGCGGAATCTGGGATTTTGTGATCGAAGATGACACTTCCGTTTCAGAAGATTTGATCGAAAATGAGCAAATTCAAGTATCTCTTGTAAATTATCCAAATCCATTCACTTCTTCAACAACAATTTACTTTAACCTTACCGCAGAGGAATCGAAGTGTGCAAGAATAAATATTTATAACATTAAAGGACAAAAGGTGAAGACTTTGGGCTGCATCCAAAATCTGTCGGATGTATTGGATGTAAAAGCGACACAATCACTTTACTCTAAAATATGGGATGGAAAAGATGAAAAAGGAAAACTCGTTTCATCTGGAATTTATTTTGCAAGACTATTTAACGGAAAACAAGCAGTAACCAGAAAGATGACTTTGAAGAGGTAAAATTTCGAAAGAAATTGCAATTTTTTACTGAA
This portion of the Candidatus Cloacimonadota bacterium genome encodes:
- a CDS encoding T9SS type A sorting domain-containing protein; the encoded protein is MKKVIIISIITIFIGSVFFVKYKPFQKEKSPLPILSKNPSPTEYLQMEKAKKEFKKNRKQWIENMHRTAPGVDWRKIDEQTRLEKNTQKLALRKKLVNSGELPTTGKYCETFNNRDLVGYWEEKGSNNLSGRMLTTDYDVENNIIYGASQGNNIWIGDLEGNWTSSLNDYLKINNIQMIKVVPNGNQNRLIVVQDSPAVVYYTDDQGLTWNTASGFSSSGRLRRGIIVNDGNYTMYVVRENSGNCIIYRSTDLGETFSQIGTFVVGSGKMDIWSPKYGSPSVFFLNRNMLFKLENENFVLVTTFNLDFSINAISKTILIGCETQSSLYLYAMFRANDIAYFYQSTDGGYNWQYKSQIEGDYLIPFTKNSFACSSLDPMKIYVGGMECFRSFDGGSNWTKLNEWWEYYDDMDSMLHADIPGIDIFRIGDNFEFALISTDGGTYASYDDLLTVQNISLSGLRISQYYSTYTHRLNHRIVFAGSQDQGFQRTLNDQGGIMDLTQIISGDYGHIVSGDNGNSVWSVYPGFAIYYPDATENTNNSWWYFEGNNYLWMPPLMEDPLNPRNVYVAGGGSNGDAHLWHLFYQNGDITAVEEMYNFAEGHNGTKVSAMAYSPLDPDNRYVLTTDGRFFYSHNGGIDWQFTLEFEGPHSHYFYGSSIIASPTDMGKIYIAGSGYSNPAVYVSENGGHTFSAMDAGLPNTLVFELAISETYLFAATEVGPYAYEINGSGEWIDLAGVSGPDQVYWTVDYVPAINTVRFGTYGRGIWDFVIEDDTSVSEDLIENEQIQVSLVNYPNPFTSSTTIYFNLTAEESKCARINIYNIKGQKVKTLGCIQNLSDVLDVKATQSLYSKIWDGKDEKGKLVSSGIYFARLFNGKQAVTRKMTLKR